Proteins co-encoded in one Kribbella qitaiheensis genomic window:
- a CDS encoding exo-alpha-sialidase — protein MSRIAIARTVQGQLPYFPNAISTGNGRVLVVWREGRGHVRSVGRIVLAESAGGVEWSEPRVVMDGVYDDRDPMLVELSNGELLLSWFQIDWTVQPYTCPGVLVARSVDGGKSWGEPVAVGSAMVQETEEVWHRFRAGHIVAHGQILELPNGDLLAPVYGVFPGDACHSASVVRSTDGGRTWPAESEVVLGRKADHEYVEPVLTLLPGGQVVALLRTDEEAELTRSDDNGVTWSEPEPCGLHASSADTLTLSDGAVLVAYGDVSKRFNSGRPTVATIVKDPLGRWDQDPLHLVIDAGQDTQDQSNPAVVELPGDRLLVISYDIFTREIVGELLPRAALA, from the coding sequence ATGTCGCGCATTGCCATCGCTCGCACGGTTCAGGGCCAGCTGCCGTACTTTCCGAACGCGATTAGCACCGGGAACGGGAGGGTGCTGGTGGTGTGGCGGGAAGGGCGCGGCCACGTCCGGAGTGTGGGGCGGATTGTGCTGGCCGAGAGTGCGGGTGGGGTGGAGTGGTCGGAGCCTCGGGTGGTGATGGATGGGGTGTACGACGACCGGGATCCGATGTTGGTGGAGTTGAGCAACGGGGAGCTGTTGCTGAGCTGGTTCCAGATCGATTGGACGGTGCAGCCGTACACGTGTCCGGGCGTGCTGGTCGCGCGGTCGGTTGACGGCGGGAAGAGCTGGGGAGAGCCGGTCGCGGTCGGGTCGGCGATGGTGCAGGAGACCGAGGAGGTCTGGCACCGGTTCCGGGCTGGGCACATCGTGGCGCACGGGCAGATCCTCGAGTTGCCGAACGGCGATCTGCTGGCGCCCGTCTACGGGGTGTTCCCTGGGGATGCGTGCCACTCGGCGAGCGTGGTGCGGTCGACCGATGGCGGGCGGACCTGGCCGGCCGAGAGCGAAGTGGTGCTGGGGCGGAAGGCCGATCACGAGTACGTCGAACCGGTGCTGACCCTGTTGCCCGGTGGTCAGGTGGTGGCGTTGCTGCGGACCGACGAAGAGGCTGAGCTCACCAGATCCGACGACAACGGGGTGACCTGGTCCGAGCCGGAGCCGTGCGGCCTGCACGCCTCGTCGGCAGACACGCTCACTTTGTCCGATGGCGCAGTACTGGTCGCGTACGGCGATGTCTCCAAGCGCTTCAACTCCGGCCGTCCGACGGTCGCCACGATCGTCAAGGATCCGCTCGGCCGATGGGACCAGGACCCGCTCCACCTGGTGATCGACGCGGGGCAGGACACCCAGGACCAGTCGAACCCGGCCGTGGTCGAGCTCCCCGGCGATCGCCTGCTGGTGATCAGCTACGACATCTTCACCCGCGAGATCGTCGGCGAACTGCTGCCCCGCGCCGCCCTGGCCTAA